One window of Corallococcus caeni genomic DNA carries:
- the tsaE gene encoding tRNA (adenosine(37)-N6)-threonylcarbamoyltransferase complex ATPase subunit type 1 TsaE: MSGAEQPTRSRRLVSPSPEETHRLGVKLGQLLQPGDFVGLIGDLGAGKTHLVRGVAEGAGVAQSEVASPTFAIVYPYEGRIPLYHADLYRLTDYDELYATGFLDLVGGDHAMLVEWLDRIPQAAPRDFLRVTLRHEGEDARSLDVEAFGARPAALLDAWLG, translated from the coding sequence ATGAGCGGAGCGGAGCAGCCCACGCGCTCGCGGCGGCTCGTGTCTCCTTCGCCGGAGGAGACGCACCGGCTGGGCGTGAAGCTGGGGCAGCTGCTCCAGCCCGGGGACTTCGTGGGGCTGATTGGCGACCTGGGCGCGGGCAAGACGCACCTGGTGCGCGGCGTGGCGGAAGGGGCGGGCGTCGCGCAATCCGAGGTGGCCAGCCCCACCTTCGCCATCGTGTACCCGTACGAGGGCCGCATCCCGCTGTACCACGCGGACCTCTACCGCCTGACGGACTACGACGAGCTGTACGCCACCGGGTTCCTGGACCTGGTGGGCGGCGACCACGCGATGCTGGTGGAGTGGTTGGACCGCATCCCCCAGGCCGCGCCGCGCGACTTCCTGCGCGTCACGCTGCGCCATGAGGGCGAGGACGCGCGGAGCCTCGACGTGGAGGCCTTCGGCGCGCGTCCCGCGGCACTGCTCGACGCGTGGCTGGGCTGA
- the folP gene encoding dihydropteroate synthase: MLRARLVCRDRPDDLSLVLRRLNLSVRNREHLTRELGHAHVLVTGGRPSYEEELVPPHGSKEREKLPTWTPGGHVDHPGEVLLSGSRQQFDRLISLARKSPRTDGLARVLEEVLSPPPMPALTLSGRRFEWGTRTYLMGVVNVTPDSFSDGGSFPDASSAVEHALKLVDAGADILDVGGESTRPGSLPVSAEEELSRVLKVVEGIKRRSTVPISVDTMKAAVAKEALKAGAHLINDVTGFHSDPALAGVVAAAGAACCLMHTQGTPKTMQQSPRYDDVVGEVMDYLEEGMFQATEAGIPRERILLDPGIGFGKTLEHNLFLLRRLEELRGLGQPLLVGTSRKSFLGKLTGGKGPQERLSATLGSVAAMAVLGGADVVRVHDVGEARDALAVADAIRRARGGGDLYGG; the protein is encoded by the coding sequence GTGCTGCGCGCCCGCCTCGTCTGCCGTGACCGTCCCGACGACCTGTCGCTGGTCCTCCGCCGCCTGAACCTGTCCGTCCGCAACCGCGAACACCTGACGCGCGAGCTGGGCCACGCGCACGTGCTCGTCACCGGGGGCCGTCCCTCCTACGAGGAGGAGCTGGTGCCGCCGCACGGCTCCAAGGAGCGCGAGAAGCTGCCCACCTGGACGCCGGGCGGACACGTGGACCATCCCGGCGAGGTGCTGCTGTCCGGCAGCCGCCAGCAGTTCGACCGGCTGATTTCGCTCGCCCGCAAGTCGCCCCGCACGGACGGCCTGGCGCGCGTGCTGGAGGAGGTGCTGTCGCCCCCGCCTATGCCGGCGCTGACCCTGAGCGGGCGCCGGTTCGAGTGGGGCACGCGCACGTACCTCATGGGCGTGGTGAACGTGACGCCGGACAGCTTCTCCGACGGCGGCAGCTTCCCGGACGCCTCCAGCGCGGTGGAGCACGCGCTGAAGCTGGTGGACGCGGGCGCGGACATCCTGGACGTGGGCGGCGAGTCCACCCGGCCCGGCTCCCTGCCGGTGTCCGCGGAGGAGGAGCTGTCGCGCGTCCTCAAGGTCGTGGAGGGCATCAAGCGCCGCTCCACCGTGCCCATCTCCGTGGACACCATGAAGGCGGCCGTCGCCAAGGAAGCGCTCAAGGCCGGCGCCCACCTCATCAACGACGTCACCGGCTTCCACTCGGACCCGGCGCTGGCCGGCGTGGTGGCCGCCGCGGGCGCCGCGTGTTGTCTGATGCACACCCAGGGCACGCCGAAGACGATGCAGCAGTCCCCCCGCTACGACGACGTGGTGGGCGAGGTGATGGACTACCTGGAGGAGGGGATGTTCCAGGCCACCGAGGCGGGCATCCCTCGCGAGCGCATCCTCCTGGACCCGGGCATCGGGTTCGGCAAGACGCTGGAGCACAACCTCTTCCTGCTGCGCCGGCTGGAGGAACTGAGAGGGCTGGGGCAGCCCCTGCTGGTGGGCACCAGCCGCAAGTCCTTCCTGGGGAAGCTGACGGGCGGCAAGGGCCCCCAGGAGCGCCTGTCGGCCACCCTGGGCTCCGTGGCCGCCATGGCCGTGCTGGGCGGCGCGGACGTGGTGCGGGTGCACGACGTGGGGGAGGCCCGGGACGCGCTGGCGGTGGCGGACGCCATCCGGCGGGCCCGGGGCGGCGGCGACCTGTACGGCGGCTGA
- the glmM gene encoding phosphoglucosamine mutase: MAYRMDMPPKEAQKTERLFGTDGVRGVANVYPMTAEVAMKLGRALAYLIRNGPHRHRVIVGKDTRLSGYMLEQALSAGLISMGVDVEQVGPLPTPGISNLTTSMRADAGAVISASHNPYQDNGIKFFWRDGFKLPDETEAKIEELVSSGEIDNIRPTATKIGRAIRLDDARGRYIVYLKATFPRELTLEGMTIVVDCANGAAYRTAPAVLEELGAKVIALGVSPDGKNINHKCGALHPEGLSKAVVKHGAHLGIALDGDADRLIVVDEKGNVVDGDAIMAICTGELVARKELKKKTLVSTVMSNIGLERAVAQWGVKVVRTRVGDRHVVDEMRRNGYSLGGEQSGHLIFLNHTTTGDGTLAALQLLAVMCRQQKPLSELASIFQPVPQTLLNVVVKQKKELGELPTVMKAIKNVEQKLGNAGRVLVRFSGTEPKARVLIEGEDAARNEAYAREIVEALSKALNG, encoded by the coding sequence ATGGCGTACAGGATGGACATGCCCCCCAAGGAAGCGCAGAAGACGGAGCGGCTGTTCGGCACGGACGGCGTCCGTGGCGTCGCCAACGTCTATCCGATGACGGCCGAGGTCGCGATGAAGCTCGGGCGCGCCCTGGCGTACCTCATCCGCAACGGTCCGCACCGCCACCGCGTCATCGTGGGCAAGGACACGCGACTGTCCGGCTACATGCTGGAGCAGGCGCTGTCCGCCGGCCTCATCTCCATGGGCGTCGACGTGGAGCAGGTGGGCCCGCTGCCCACGCCCGGCATCTCCAACCTCACCACGTCCATGCGCGCGGACGCGGGCGCCGTCATCTCGGCGTCCCACAACCCGTACCAGGACAACGGCATCAAGTTCTTCTGGCGCGACGGCTTCAAGCTGCCGGACGAGACGGAAGCCAAGATCGAAGAGCTGGTCTCCAGCGGTGAGATCGACAACATCCGCCCCACGGCGACGAAGATCGGCCGGGCCATCCGCCTGGACGACGCGCGGGGCCGCTACATCGTCTACCTGAAGGCCACGTTCCCTCGCGAGCTGACGCTGGAGGGGATGACCATCGTGGTGGACTGCGCCAACGGCGCGGCGTACCGCACGGCGCCGGCGGTGCTGGAGGAACTGGGCGCGAAGGTCATCGCGCTGGGCGTGTCCCCGGACGGCAAGAACATCAACCACAAGTGCGGCGCGCTCCACCCGGAGGGCCTGTCCAAGGCCGTGGTGAAGCACGGCGCGCACCTGGGCATCGCGCTGGACGGCGACGCGGACCGCCTCATCGTCGTGGACGAGAAGGGCAACGTCGTGGACGGCGATGCCATCATGGCCATCTGCACGGGTGAGCTCGTCGCGCGCAAGGAGCTGAAGAAGAAGACGCTCGTCTCCACGGTGATGAGCAACATCGGCCTGGAGCGCGCGGTGGCGCAGTGGGGCGTGAAGGTCGTCCGCACGCGCGTCGGTGACCGGCACGTCGTGGACGAGATGCGCCGCAACGGCTACAGCCTGGGCGGCGAGCAGAGCGGCCACCTCATCTTCCTGAACCACACCACCACGGGCGACGGCACGCTCGCGGCGCTCCAGCTGCTGGCCGTGATGTGCCGCCAGCAGAAGCCGCTGTCGGAGCTGGCCTCCATCTTCCAGCCGGTGCCGCAGACGCTGCTCAACGTCGTGGTGAAGCAGAAGAAGGAGCTGGGTGAGCTGCCCACGGTGATGAAGGCCATCAAGAACGTGGAGCAGAAGCTGGGCAACGCCGGCCGCGTGCTGGTGCGCTTCTCCGGCACGGAGCCCAAGGCCCGCGTGCTGATTGAAGGCGAGGACGCGGCGCGCAACGAGGCGTACGCCCGCGAAATCGTCGAGGCGCTCTCCAAGGCGCTCAACGGCTAG
- the ftsH gene encoding ATP-dependent zinc metalloprotease FtsH, with protein MRSTYKTIGLWVILIVLFVAFYNFFSQGNEQVQEPTFTQLLTKVEEKKVRAVSVKGNTYSGTFSDSNDKFRTTGPAPDVAVLNQLRASGVDVKYEREEQNSLWLTILGQWMPVVFLFLFFIFFMRQLQGGSGKAMTFGKSKAKLLSESHNKVTFADVAGVDECKEELEEIVAFLKDPKKFTKLGGRIPKGVLMMGPPGTGKTLLARAVAGEAGVPFFSISGSDFVEMFVGVGASRVRDLFEQGKKNAPCIIFIDEIDAVGRHRGAGLGGGHDEREQTLNQLLVEMDGFESNDGVILIAATNRPDVLDPALQRPGRFDRRIIVPRPDLKGRLGVLKVHTRRVPLAPEVELEVIARGTPGMTGADLENLVNESALMAARQNKERVDLADFEQAKDKVFMGPERRSMIMTDKEKRNTAVHEAGHALLAKLLPGCDPLHKVTIIPRGQALGVTWSLPTEDKVNGYRKQILDQITMAMGGRIAEELMFNEMSSGAANDIERATETARAMVCRWGMSEKMGPLAFGKSDGEVFLGRDFNSSKDYSEDTARQIDAEVRSIVVGCYTTGKQLLTDKLDVLQRVSDALVEYETLDAEDVNIILQGGQLTRERPAPRVSSSPKPTEKKDKRKILDALEGLPNMEPKKA; from the coding sequence GTGCGTTCGACCTACAAGACCATCGGGCTCTGGGTCATCCTGATCGTCCTCTTCGTCGCCTTCTACAATTTCTTCTCGCAAGGCAACGAGCAGGTGCAGGAACCGACCTTCACCCAGCTTCTGACGAAGGTGGAGGAGAAGAAGGTCCGGGCCGTCTCCGTCAAGGGCAACACCTACTCCGGTACGTTCAGCGACTCGAACGACAAGTTCCGGACCACGGGTCCCGCTCCGGACGTGGCCGTGCTCAACCAGCTCCGCGCCTCCGGCGTGGACGTGAAGTACGAGCGCGAGGAGCAGAACAGCCTCTGGCTGACCATCCTCGGGCAGTGGATGCCCGTCGTCTTCCTGTTCCTGTTCTTCATCTTCTTCATGCGCCAGCTCCAGGGCGGCAGCGGCAAGGCGATGACGTTCGGGAAGTCCAAGGCGAAGCTCCTCAGCGAGAGCCACAACAAGGTCACGTTCGCGGACGTGGCCGGCGTGGACGAGTGCAAGGAGGAGCTGGAGGAGATCGTCGCCTTCCTCAAGGACCCCAAGAAGTTCACCAAGTTGGGCGGCCGCATCCCCAAGGGCGTCCTGATGATGGGCCCCCCGGGCACGGGCAAGACGCTGCTCGCCCGCGCGGTGGCCGGTGAAGCGGGCGTCCCGTTCTTCTCCATCTCCGGCTCGGACTTCGTGGAGATGTTCGTGGGCGTCGGCGCCAGCCGAGTGCGCGACCTCTTCGAGCAGGGCAAGAAGAACGCCCCCTGCATCATCTTCATCGACGAAATCGACGCCGTGGGCCGCCACCGTGGCGCGGGCCTGGGCGGCGGTCACGACGAGCGCGAGCAGACGCTCAACCAGCTGCTGGTGGAGATGGACGGCTTCGAGTCCAACGACGGCGTCATCCTCATCGCCGCCACCAACCGTCCGGACGTGCTGGATCCGGCGCTCCAGCGCCCGGGCCGCTTCGACCGCCGCATCATCGTCCCCCGTCCGGACCTCAAGGGCCGCCTGGGCGTGCTGAAGGTGCACACCCGCCGCGTGCCGCTGGCCCCGGAGGTGGAGCTGGAGGTCATCGCCCGCGGAACGCCCGGCATGACGGGCGCGGACCTGGAGAACCTGGTCAACGAGTCGGCCCTGATGGCCGCGCGCCAGAACAAGGAGCGCGTGGACCTGGCGGACTTCGAGCAGGCGAAGGACAAGGTCTTCATGGGCCCGGAGCGCCGGTCCATGATCATGACCGACAAGGAGAAGCGGAACACGGCCGTCCACGAGGCCGGCCACGCGCTCCTCGCCAAGCTGCTGCCCGGCTGCGACCCCTTGCACAAGGTCACCATCATCCCGCGCGGTCAGGCCCTGGGCGTCACCTGGAGCCTGCCCACCGAGGACAAGGTGAACGGCTACCGCAAGCAGATCCTCGATCAGATCACCATGGCCATGGGTGGCCGCATCGCCGAAGAGCTCATGTTCAACGAGATGAGCAGCGGCGCGGCGAACGACATCGAGCGTGCGACGGAGACGGCGCGCGCCATGGTGTGCCGCTGGGGCATGAGCGAGAAGATGGGCCCGCTGGCGTTCGGCAAGAGCGACGGTGAGGTGTTCCTGGGCCGCGACTTCAACTCGTCCAAGGACTACTCCGAGGACACCGCCCGGCAGATCGACGCGGAGGTCCGCAGCATCGTCGTGGGCTGCTACACGACCGGCAAGCAGCTGCTGACGGACAAGCTGGACGTGCTCCAGCGCGTGTCCGACGCCCTGGTGGAGTACGAGACGCTCGACGCCGAGGACGTGAACATCATCCTCCAGGGCGGCCAGCTCACCCGTGAGCGCCCGGCGCCGCGCGTGTCCTCCTCGCCGAAGCCGACGGAGAAGAAGGACAAGCGGAAGATCCTCGACGCGCTCGAGGGCCTGCCCAACATGGAGCCGAAGAAGGCGTAG
- a CDS encoding pyridoxine 5'-phosphate synthase, with translation MGQRLGVNVDHVATLRQARRTVYPDPVTAAAMAELAGARQITIHLREDRRHIQDRDLRILRDTVQTLLNLEMAATAEMVKIAYEYKPDVVTLVPERREELTTEGGLEVAGQRESIAKLIKNLKDGEIAVSLFIDPDLDQVRASHKVNADRIELHTGRYCEARNEKERARELARIVDAAKASAKLGMGVAAGHGLNYDNVQAIARIQEIDELNIGHAIVARAVLVGFERAVREMLELMRDAG, from the coding sequence ATGGGACAGCGACTGGGTGTCAACGTGGATCACGTGGCGACGCTGCGTCAGGCGCGGCGCACCGTGTATCCGGATCCGGTGACGGCCGCGGCGATGGCGGAGCTGGCCGGCGCCCGGCAGATCACCATCCACCTGCGCGAGGACCGGCGCCACATCCAGGACCGGGACCTGCGCATCCTCCGCGACACGGTGCAGACCCTCCTCAACCTGGAGATGGCCGCCACCGCGGAGATGGTGAAGATCGCCTACGAGTACAAGCCGGACGTGGTGACGCTCGTGCCCGAGCGGCGCGAGGAACTCACCACCGAGGGCGGCCTGGAAGTGGCCGGCCAGCGCGAGTCCATCGCGAAGCTCATCAAGAACCTCAAGGACGGGGAGATCGCCGTCTCGCTGTTCATCGATCCGGACCTGGACCAGGTGCGCGCCTCGCACAAGGTGAACGCGGACCGGATTGAACTGCACACGGGCCGCTACTGCGAGGCGCGCAACGAGAAGGAGCGCGCGCGGGAGCTGGCGCGCATCGTGGACGCGGCCAAGGCCAGCGCGAAGCTGGGCATGGGCGTGGCCGCGGGCCACGGGCTCAACTACGACAACGTGCAGGCCATCGCGCGCATCCAGGAGATCGACGAGCTGAACATCGGTCACGCCATCGTGGCGCGCGCGGTGCTGGTGGGCTTCGAGCGCGCGGTGCGCGAGATGCTCGAACTGATGCGCGACGCGGGGTAG
- the hutI gene encoding imidazolonepropionase yields MEALDLWVRNTSEVLTVEGTHREPAEAALTPRPGAGIGVKDGRVAYVGPESGLPRGALTDATELIDAEGGFVGPGFVDPHTHLVFAGERSAEFDLRNQGATYLEIAKAGGGIVNTVSATRAASEEQLATLALPRLERLLAQGVTTAEVKSGYGLSLNDELKMLRAVRRLSALSPLELVPTLLCAHAVPAEYKDRRAEYLDLCINEILPAVAREGLARFCDVFTEESAFTVDESRRLLNAAKALGLTPRLHADQLTACGASALAAEVGAASADHLEQVTDEGIRALAAANVTAVLVPTSTLFLRMRPYAPGRKLRDAGVNIALGSNVNPGSSMTENTALVLGLACLENGLSAAEAYWAATRGAAQCLGLQRQGRLAVGDAGDLVVFACRSYRHLPYHLGISHARVVVKGGRVVFRARMNHCP; encoded by the coding sequence ATGGAAGCCCTGGACCTGTGGGTGCGCAACACCTCCGAGGTGCTCACCGTGGAGGGCACCCACCGCGAGCCCGCGGAAGCCGCCCTCACCCCGCGCCCGGGCGCGGGCATTGGCGTGAAGGACGGGCGCGTGGCCTACGTGGGCCCGGAGTCCGGCCTCCCCAGGGGCGCGCTCACGGACGCGACAGAGCTCATCGACGCCGAGGGCGGCTTCGTGGGCCCGGGGTTCGTGGATCCACACACGCACCTCGTCTTCGCGGGCGAGCGCTCCGCGGAGTTCGACCTGCGCAACCAGGGCGCCACGTACCTGGAGATTGCCAAGGCGGGCGGCGGCATCGTCAACACGGTGAGCGCCACGCGCGCGGCGAGCGAGGAGCAGCTGGCCACGCTCGCCCTGCCCCGCCTGGAGCGGCTGCTGGCGCAGGGCGTGACGACCGCGGAGGTGAAGAGCGGCTACGGCCTGTCGCTGAACGACGAGCTGAAGATGCTGCGCGCGGTGCGCCGCTTGAGCGCGCTGTCACCGCTGGAGCTGGTGCCCACGCTCCTGTGCGCGCACGCCGTGCCCGCGGAGTACAAGGACCGCCGCGCCGAGTACCTGGACCTCTGCATCAACGAAATCCTGCCCGCCGTGGCGCGCGAGGGCCTGGCGCGCTTCTGCGACGTCTTCACGGAGGAGAGCGCCTTCACCGTGGACGAGTCGCGCCGCCTGCTCAACGCGGCCAAGGCGCTGGGGCTCACGCCGCGCCTGCACGCGGATCAGCTCACCGCATGTGGTGCCTCGGCGCTGGCCGCGGAGGTGGGCGCCGCCAGCGCGGACCACCTGGAGCAGGTGACGGACGAGGGCATCCGCGCGCTCGCCGCCGCGAACGTCACCGCCGTGCTCGTGCCCACCTCCACCCTCTTCCTGCGCATGCGCCCCTACGCGCCCGGCCGGAAGCTGCGCGACGCGGGCGTCAACATTGCTTTGGGTTCAAACGTGAATCCCGGTTCTTCCATGACGGAGAACACGGCGCTGGTGCTGGGGCTCGCCTGCCTGGAGAACGGGCTGTCAGCCGCGGAGGCCTACTGGGCCGCCACCCGAGGGGCCGCGCAATGCTTGGGGTTGCAACGGCAGGGACGACTGGCCGTGGGTGATGCGGGCGACCTTGTTGTCTTCGCCTGTCGCAGCTACAGGCATCTGCCTTATCATCTGGGTATCAGTCACGCGCGCGTGGTGGTGAAGGGTGGACGTGTGGTGTTTCGCGCGCGAATGAATCACTGCCCCTGA
- a CDS encoding holo-ACP synthase has translation MPIVGLGLDLCSIERIQRILSGPRAEAFLARVYTDGERAYCAPRHDAASAYAARFAAKEALVKAMGVPPGVKWRDMEVVREGGPPRFVLSGVAREVMEARGWEAMLALTHDAGVAAATVVLQTK, from the coding sequence ATGCCCATCGTCGGCCTGGGGTTGGACCTCTGCTCCATCGAGCGCATCCAGCGCATCCTGAGCGGTCCGCGCGCGGAGGCGTTCCTCGCGCGCGTGTACACCGACGGGGAGCGGGCCTACTGCGCTCCACGGCATGACGCGGCCAGCGCGTACGCGGCCCGGTTCGCGGCGAAGGAGGCGCTGGTGAAGGCGATGGGCGTGCCTCCTGGCGTGAAGTGGCGGGACATGGAGGTGGTGCGCGAGGGCGGTCCGCCGCGCTTCGTGCTCTCCGGCGTGGCCCGTGAGGTGATGGAAGCGCGGGGGTGGGAGGCGATGCTCGCGCTCACCCATGATGCCGGCGTGGCCGCGGCCACGGTGGTGCTCCAGACGAAGTAG
- a CDS encoding class II glutamine amidotransferase, whose product MCRLFGFRSAVPAAVHTALVTERNSLLIQSREHKDGWGIATYGQECSPLVAHGVGPAHSDPDFERVSSQVSARTVVAHIRQASVGAVELRNSHPFYFGRWSFVHNGTLREFAKHKATVEALIHPELRVNIKGTTDSERCFYLFLSRLSARGPLDGTVSVEAMAQALAETMTLVSTLTDVPGSREPKERSAMNFLVTDGEAMVATRRNRTLFISSGIGGCPESLRAPNTGVPLQQFLVASESLCGGPHWVQVDEEDVVGVDSRLVFHRWKVQTLADGVLNPRPQAQRSLA is encoded by the coding sequence ATGTGCCGATTATTTGGATTCAGATCCGCTGTTCCCGCCGCTGTGCACACCGCCCTGGTCACGGAGAGGAATTCCCTCCTCATCCAGTCGCGTGAGCACAAGGACGGCTGGGGTATCGCCACCTACGGACAGGAGTGCTCGCCGCTCGTCGCGCATGGTGTGGGCCCCGCGCACAGCGACCCGGACTTCGAGCGCGTGTCGAGCCAGGTGAGCGCGCGCACCGTGGTGGCGCACATCCGTCAGGCGAGCGTGGGCGCGGTGGAGCTGCGCAACTCGCACCCGTTCTACTTCGGCCGCTGGTCCTTCGTGCACAACGGCACGCTGCGCGAGTTCGCGAAGCACAAGGCCACCGTGGAGGCGCTCATCCACCCGGAGCTGCGCGTCAACATCAAGGGCACGACGGACAGCGAGCGCTGCTTCTACCTCTTCCTGTCGCGGCTGTCGGCGCGCGGGCCGCTCGACGGCACGGTGAGCGTGGAGGCGATGGCGCAGGCGCTCGCGGAGACGATGACGCTGGTGTCCACGCTGACGGACGTGCCGGGGAGCCGCGAGCCGAAGGAGCGCTCCGCGATGAACTTCCTCGTCACGGACGGCGAGGCGATGGTGGCCACGCGCCGCAACCGCACCCTCTTCATCTCCTCCGGAATCGGCGGTTGCCCGGAGTCCCTGCGCGCGCCCAACACGGGCGTGCCGCTGCAGCAGTTCCTCGTGGCCAGCGAGTCGCTTTGCGGCGGGCCCCACTGGGTCCAGGTGGATGAAGAGGACGTGGTGGGCGTGGACTCGCGGCTCGTGTTCCACCGCTGGAAGGTGCAGACGCTGGCGGACGGGGTGTTGAACCCGCGGCCGCAGGCCCAGCGCTCCCTGGCCTGA
- a CDS encoding NAD(P)H-hydrate dehydratase, whose amino-acid sequence MQRVLTAVQMREAEKAAQEQHGMPSGLLMENAGRALAEAARSLAGPGGRFTVLCGPGNNGGDGLVAARFLLEGGARVVVSLVGDTGKLTPEAKRNLQALEGFGESPRAFEVLPEAGPGDVVVDALFGTGLKRAPEGVFADAIGTVARWRRAGAKVVAADVPSGLQSDTAEPFTPCVEADVTVAFGFVKPAHELEPGASLCGDVRRVDIGLGGESTRAVSGAELFRVEEKDARDALPKRRADSHKGTYGHVLVVAGSPGKTGAAAMVALAALRSGAGLVTVATRAEALPWVMAHSPEIMGVALPGEGPLGKGDLEALKAALEGKDALVMGPGIPRGPETGALIGDLLASVEVPAVLDADALNAVAEDLKVLRQAKGPVLLTPHPGEMARLWGRTTKDVQAHRVGVALNMATSLNVTVVLKGSRTLIAEAGGRVYINPTGNAGMATGGTGDVLSGVCGALLAQGIPLPRSARTAVYAHGLAGDLMAQQRGLMGLIATDLLVGLGHVWTRWER is encoded by the coding sequence ATGCAGCGCGTGCTCACCGCCGTCCAGATGCGTGAGGCCGAGAAGGCCGCCCAAGAGCAGCACGGGATGCCGTCCGGGTTGTTGATGGAGAACGCGGGCCGCGCGCTCGCGGAGGCCGCCCGGAGCCTCGCGGGCCCGGGCGGGCGCTTCACGGTGCTGTGCGGCCCCGGCAACAACGGCGGGGACGGCCTGGTCGCCGCGCGCTTCCTGCTGGAGGGGGGCGCTCGCGTGGTGGTGTCGCTGGTGGGGGACACCGGGAAGCTCACCCCGGAGGCGAAGCGCAACCTCCAGGCGCTGGAGGGCTTCGGGGAGTCGCCGCGCGCCTTCGAAGTCCTGCCTGAGGCGGGCCCGGGCGACGTGGTCGTGGATGCCCTCTTCGGCACCGGCCTGAAGCGCGCGCCGGAGGGCGTCTTCGCGGACGCCATCGGCACCGTGGCGCGGTGGCGGCGCGCGGGGGCGAAGGTGGTGGCCGCGGACGTGCCGTCCGGCCTGCAGAGCGACACGGCGGAGCCCTTCACGCCATGCGTGGAGGCGGACGTCACGGTGGCCTTCGGCTTCGTGAAGCCCGCGCACGAGCTGGAGCCCGGCGCTTCGCTGTGCGGCGACGTGCGGCGCGTGGACATCGGCCTGGGCGGTGAGTCCACGCGCGCGGTGTCCGGGGCGGAGCTGTTCCGCGTGGAGGAGAAGGACGCGCGCGACGCGCTGCCGAAGCGCCGCGCGGATTCGCACAAGGGCACGTACGGCCACGTGCTGGTGGTGGCGGGCAGCCCGGGCAAGACGGGCGCGGCGGCGATGGTGGCCCTGGCCGCGCTGCGCAGCGGGGCGGGGCTCGTCACGGTGGCCACGCGCGCGGAGGCGCTGCCGTGGGTGATGGCGCACTCGCCGGAGATCATGGGCGTCGCGCTGCCGGGTGAAGGCCCGCTGGGCAAGGGCGACCTGGAGGCGCTCAAGGCCGCGCTGGAGGGCAAGGACGCGCTGGTGATGGGGCCGGGCATCCCCCGGGGGCCGGAGACGGGCGCGCTGATTGGCGACCTGCTGGCGTCGGTGGAGGTGCCCGCGGTGCTGGACGCGGACGCGCTCAACGCGGTGGCGGAGGACCTCAAGGTCCTGCGGCAGGCGAAGGGGCCCGTGCTGCTCACGCCGCACCCGGGGGAGATGGCTCGGCTTTGGGGCCGGACGACGAAGGACGTGCAGGCGCACCGCGTGGGCGTGGCGCTCAACATGGCCACGTCGCTCAACGTCACGGTGGTGCTCAAGGGCTCGCGCACGCTCATCGCGGAGGCCGGCGGGCGCGTGTACATCAACCCCACCGGCAACGCGGGCATGGCCACGGGCGGCACGGGCGACGTGCTGTCGGGCGTGTGCGGCGCGTTGCTCGCGCAGGGCATCCCGCTGCCCAGGTCCGCGCGGACGGCCGTCTACGCGCACGGGCTGGCGGGCGACCTGATGGCGCAGCAGCGCGGGCTGATGGGCCTCATCGCCACGGACCTCCTGGTGGGCCTGGGCCACGTGTGGACGCGGTGGGAGCGATGA